In Phyllopteryx taeniolatus isolate TA_2022b chromosome 13, UOR_Ptae_1.2, whole genome shotgun sequence, the following are encoded in one genomic region:
- the LOC133487871 gene encoding uncharacterized protein LOC133487871 isoform X2, whose product MENDFWMALSKFSSTSRHLRRRTQRTINSVSLEFRFRSVHMPQIRLHKPLPRWLPCAALCLPAGTKAEQPWHRQLTVHLDSGLPQQQTPEGQDGKQHLPHSHPEYEDTPGLNTTETKEMIMDFRKSERPEHTTLFINDEEVERVESFKFLRVHISADPTRLTNISHQIQHGEPPDQHCCTSWFSSCTVKGLQRVVKAAEWVIGGTQPTIQGRLHWPINVESQGNYTKSNLIPDTHFMPPPPLESTT is encoded by the exons ATGGAAAATGACTTCTGGATGGCTTTGAGCAAATTCTCGTCCACCAGCCGACATCTCAGGAGGAGGACGCAGCGCACCATCAACAGT GTATCTTTGGAGTTTAGGTTTCGAAGTGTCCAT ATGCCACAGATACGTCTGCACAAGCCCCTGCCAAGATGGCTGCCATGTGCAGCTTTGTGCTTGCCTGCCG GTACAAAAGCTGAACAGCCTTGGCATCGGCAGCTCACTGTGCACCTGGATAGTGGACTTCCTCAGCAACAGACCCCAGAAGGTCAGGATGGGAAACAACACCTCCCGCACTCTCATCCTGAATACGAGGACACCCCAG GACTGAATACAACTGAAACAAaggagatgatcatggacttcaggaaatcCGAAAGACCTGAGCACACCACCCTCTTTATCAATGACGAGGAGGTGGAGAGAGTGGAAAGCTTCAAGTTCCTCAGAGTCCACATCTCGGCAGACCCGACCAGGCTGACCAACATCTCCCATCAG ATCCAACATGGAGAGCCTCCTGACCAACACTGCTGCACAAGTTGGTTCAGCAGCTGTACTGTGAAGGGCCTGCAGCGGGTCGTGAAAGCAGCAGAGTGGGTGATCGGAGGTACACAACCCACCATTCAAGGACGCCTACACTGGCCAATTAATGTGGAAAGCCAGGGGAATTATACAAAATCAAATCTCATCCCCGACACTCACTTcatgcccccaccccctctgGAAAGCACCACGTAA